In the genome of Chryseobacterium arthrosphaerae, one region contains:
- the lipB gene encoding lipoyl(octanoyl) transferase LipB → MNTNQNKAVEFEDLGVKEYQPAWDYQEKLMKDIIDTKIKNRDLPAEQHITTPNHLLLVEHPHVYTLGKSGHEENMLAGMDKLKELDATYVKTNRGGDITYHGYGQIVGYPVLDLENFFTDIHLYMRNLEEVIIRTIGEYGLKGERSSGETGVWLDVGKPYARKICAMGVKASRWVTLHGFALNVNTDMRYFEYIIPCGIKDKQVTSLKRELERELTPEEMEDIKAKIRKHFADVFQAELIYR, encoded by the coding sequence ATGAATACAAATCAGAATAAAGCAGTCGAATTTGAGGATTTAGGGGTAAAGGAATATCAGCCCGCCTGGGATTATCAGGAAAAGCTGATGAAAGATATTATCGATACCAAAATAAAAAACCGTGATCTGCCTGCCGAACAGCATATTACCACTCCCAACCACCTTCTTCTGGTAGAGCATCCGCATGTGTACACTTTAGGAAAAAGCGGCCATGAGGAAAACATGCTCGCCGGTATGGATAAGCTGAAAGAACTGGATGCTACTTATGTAAAGACCAACCGTGGGGGCGATATTACTTATCATGGATACGGACAGATCGTTGGATATCCTGTTCTGGATCTTGAAAATTTCTTCACAGATATCCATTTGTATATGAGAAATCTGGAAGAAGTGATCATCCGAACGATTGGGGAATACGGGCTGAAAGGAGAACGCTCTTCAGGAGAAACCGGAGTATGGCTGGATGTAGGAAAACCTTATGCCAGAAAAATCTGTGCTATGGGGGTAAAAGCTTCCCGCTGGGTTACTCTTCATGGTTTTGCGCTGAACGTCAATACGGATATGCGGTATTTTGAATACATTATCCCATGCGGAATCAAAGACAAACAGGTGACTTCCCTGAAAAGAGAGCTTGAAAGAGAGCTTACCCCGGAGGAAATGGAAGATATCAAGGCAAAGATCAGAAAACACTTTGCAGATGTATTCCAGGCTGAATTGATTTACAGGTAA
- the trpA gene encoding tryptophan synthase subunit alpha has protein sequence MKKLNIYFTAGIPQLEDTADIIQLIQDSGADMIEIGMPYSDPVADGPVIQKAHELALQNGMTIEKLFAQLKTIKDKIRIPVILMGYINPVLSFGFERFCEECSESGVSGLILPDLPPIEFEKNYQQILKKYNLDFTFLVTPETPNERIQYLDSLSSGFLYAVSSSSTTGNENAVLKNENYLSRLSGLPLKNPVMIGFGIRSKEDFENVTEKAAGGIIGTAFVNTLLQHKDWKKNAIDFIHSIKG, from the coding sequence ATGAAAAAACTAAATATATATTTCACAGCAGGGATCCCGCAACTGGAAGATACTGCTGATATCATACAGCTGATTCAGGATTCGGGAGCAGATATGATCGAGATCGGTATGCCCTATTCTGACCCGGTGGCAGACGGCCCTGTCATTCAGAAGGCCCACGAACTGGCATTACAGAACGGAATGACCATTGAGAAGCTTTTCGCTCAATTAAAAACAATCAAAGACAAGATCAGAATTCCTGTCATTTTAATGGGGTATATCAATCCCGTATTAAGTTTCGGGTTCGAAAGATTTTGTGAGGAATGCTCAGAAAGTGGAGTTTCAGGATTAATTCTTCCGGATCTCCCTCCTATTGAATTTGAGAAAAATTATCAGCAGATTTTAAAAAAATACAATCTTGATTTTACATTTCTGGTTACCCCTGAAACACCGAATGAAAGAATTCAATATCTTGATTCATTAAGCTCAGGGTTTCTGTATGCTGTAAGCTCTTCTTCAACCACAGGAAATGAAAATGCCGTTTTGAAGAATGAAAACTATCTCTCCAGATTATCCGGACTTCCCCTTAAAAATCCGGTGATGATCGGGTTCGGGATCAGGTCAAAAGAAGATTTTGAAAATGTTACGGAAAAAGCAGCCGGAGGGATCATTGGAACAGCTTTTGTGAATACTTTGCTGCAGCATAAAGACTGGAAGAAGAATGCCATAGATTTTATCCATTCCATAAAAGGGTAA
- the trpB gene encoding tryptophan synthase subunit beta: MNYKNPDENGYYGDFGGAFIPEMLYPNVEELQKNYLDIIESEDFQNEYQDLLTNYVGRATPLYLAKNLSKKYKTQIYLKREDLNHTGAHKINNALGQVLLAKRLGKTRIIAETGAGQHGVATATACALLGLECIVYMGEIDIQRQAPNVARMKMLGAEVVAATSGSKTLKDAVNEALRDWINNPVTTHYVIGSVVGPHPFPDLVARFQSVISKEIREQLKEKTGRENPDYVIACVGGGSNAAGTFYHFVEEKDVKIIAAEAGGLGVDSGKSAATTFLGTLGVLHGSKSLVMQTADGQVIEPHSISAGLDYPGIGPFHAHLFKEKRAEFFSINDDEALKCAFELTRLEGIIPALESSHALAVLDKKQFNEDDIIVICLSGRGDKDMETYLKNL, from the coding sequence ATGAATTATAAAAACCCCGATGAAAACGGATATTATGGAGATTTTGGAGGTGCTTTTATCCCCGAAATGCTGTATCCTAATGTTGAAGAGTTACAGAAAAACTATCTTGACATCATAGAATCTGAAGATTTTCAGAATGAATATCAGGATCTGCTTACCAATTATGTAGGCCGTGCCACCCCTCTTTATCTGGCTAAAAACCTAAGTAAGAAATATAAAACCCAGATCTATCTGAAAAGAGAAGACCTCAACCATACCGGAGCTCACAAGATCAATAATGCTTTGGGGCAGGTTTTACTGGCAAAGCGTTTAGGAAAAACCAGGATTATTGCTGAAACCGGTGCCGGGCAGCATGGAGTGGCTACGGCTACGGCCTGTGCATTATTGGGGCTTGAATGTATTGTCTACATGGGTGAGATCGATATTCAGAGACAGGCACCGAACGTGGCAAGGATGAAAATGCTGGGAGCGGAAGTTGTTGCAGCCACTTCAGGATCAAAAACCCTGAAAGATGCAGTAAACGAAGCGCTGAGAGACTGGATCAACAATCCTGTTACTACTCATTATGTCATTGGAAGTGTAGTGGGGCCACACCCTTTCCCGGATCTTGTAGCAAGATTTCAGAGTGTCATTTCAAAAGAGATCAGGGAACAGCTGAAAGAGAAGACCGGAAGGGAAAATCCTGATTATGTGATTGCCTGTGTGGGAGGCGGAAGTAATGCTGCCGGGACTTTTTATCATTTTGTAGAAGAAAAGGACGTAAAGATTATTGCTGCAGAAGCCGGAGGTCTGGGAGTGGATTCAGGAAAATCTGCCGCCACTACTTTTCTGGGAACATTGGGCGTATTGCATGGAAGCAAAAGTCTTGTGATGCAGACGGCAGATGGACAGGTTATAGAACCCCACTCTATCTCTGCAGGATTGGATTATCCGGGAATCGGGCCTTTCCATGCGCATCTGTTCAAGGAAAAACGTGCTGAATTCTTCAGTATTAATGATGATGAAGCCTTAAAATGCGCTTTTGAACTGACCAGACTGGAAGGCATTATCCCGGCACTGGAAAGCTCTCACGCTCTGGCTGTGCTGGATAAAAAACAGTTTAATGAAGACGATATCATTGTCATCTGCCTGAGTGGCCGTGGCGATAAGGATATGGAAACTTATTTGAAAAATCTTTAA
- a CDS encoding GNAT family N-acetyltransferase, which produces MRYQIKSTDELTENEIEHILQLWDIDVWNTMKADYFRTFFKNSEFHFLLDAEESILAVIRVNFDFTLEISGKALPFAEAVGLVSAHRKKGYGAQLVRHFRNHVTLQKMETIGFCHQELRPFYEKCDIEIVYDKAKMIKESIGSEWVNSEDDDILIFNVSQERKELLRQLSAQNNAYLITKE; this is translated from the coding sequence ATGAGATATCAGATTAAATCAACAGATGAACTGACAGAGAATGAAATAGAACATATTCTTCAGCTTTGGGATATTGACGTGTGGAATACAATGAAGGCTGATTATTTCCGGACGTTTTTCAAAAATTCGGAATTTCATTTCCTGCTGGATGCTGAAGAAAGTATACTGGCCGTGATCCGTGTCAATTTTGATTTTACGCTGGAGATTTCGGGGAAAGCGCTGCCTTTTGCGGAAGCAGTCGGACTGGTTTCTGCCCACAGGAAAAAAGGATATGGCGCTCAGTTGGTCCGTCATTTCAGGAATCATGTTACGCTGCAAAAGATGGAGACGATAGGATTCTGTCATCAGGAGCTCCGTCCGTTCTATGAAAAATGCGATATTGAAATCGTATATGATAAAGCTAAAATGATCAAAGAAAGTATAGGCTCAGAATGGGTGAATTCCGAAGATGATGATATTTTGATTTTTAATGTTTCCCAGGAGCGGAAAGAACTGCTCAGACAGCTGAGCGCACAAAACAATGCTTATTTAATTACTAAAGAATAA
- a CDS encoding transposase encodes MNFFWQDGYGAFSVSEKDVQMITNYIKKQRQHHQKHDFKNELIGILEKHKMDYYEKYLWD; translated from the coding sequence ATGAATTTTTTCTGGCAGGATGGGTACGGAGCTTTTTCGGTGAGTGAAAAGGATGTTCAGATGATAACCAATTATATAAAGAAACAACGCCAGCACCATCAGAAACATGATTTTAAAAATGAACTGATTGGTATTCTGGAAAAACATAAAATGGATTATTATGAAAAATATTTGTGGGATTGA
- the tnpA gene encoding IS200/IS605 family transposase gives MPQSLVKNYVHIVFSTKYRNDFIDEEIEQELYSYIAVLCRDFECRALQIGGTDNHIHILCRLSQKIPLMKLVQEVKAHSSKWIKTKGKKYEFFLAGWVRSFFGE, from the coding sequence ATGCCCCAATCACTAGTCAAAAACTACGTTCATATTGTATTCAGCACAAAATACAGGAACGATTTCATCGATGAAGAAATAGAACAGGAATTGTATTCCTACATTGCAGTGCTATGCAGAGATTTTGAATGCAGGGCATTGCAGATAGGCGGAACAGATAACCATATTCACATCCTGTGCAGGCTTTCCCAGAAAATTCCATTAATGAAACTGGTTCAGGAAGTAAAAGCCCATTCATCAAAATGGATCAAAACAAAAGGTAAGAAATATGAATTTTTTCTGGCAGGATGGGTACGGAGCTTTTTCGGTGAGTGA
- a CDS encoding phosphoribosylanthranilate isomerase: MNHQHSPKLKVCGLTQPDQIQELITMNTDFLGFIFYEKSPRYVLNHLTLEDISKIDHQGKTGVFVNEKIDKVVEIAEKARLNIIQLHGDEDSGFIRSLKEKLPEIQIIKVIRISSVISEDKESLLNFKHQFSGLLHSIQNAIDFILFDTDSKAFGGTGHAFDWSILQQLELSKPYFLSGGISEENITETETLHPRPFALDINSKFETEPGHKDISKIKKFMSVLSIESPNGKT, translated from the coding sequence ATGAACCATCAGCATTCCCCTAAATTAAAAGTCTGCGGTTTAACACAACCAGACCAGATCCAGGAGCTCATAACGATGAACACTGATTTTCTGGGTTTTATTTTCTATGAAAAATCACCGAGATACGTTCTGAATCATTTGACATTAGAAGATATTTCAAAGATTGATCATCAGGGAAAAACGGGTGTTTTCGTCAATGAAAAAATTGATAAAGTGGTGGAAATTGCTGAAAAAGCCCGTCTCAATATAATTCAGCTTCACGGTGATGAGGATTCAGGGTTTATCAGAAGTTTAAAGGAAAAGCTTCCTGAAATACAAATTATAAAAGTGATCAGGATCAGTTCAGTGATTTCAGAGGACAAAGAATCGCTACTTAATTTTAAGCATCAGTTTTCAGGTTTGCTTCATTCCATTCAGAATGCTATTGACTTTATCCTTTTCGATACTGATTCCAAAGCTTTCGGAGGTACAGGACACGCTTTTGACTGGAGTATTCTGCAACAGCTGGAACTGAGCAAACCCTATTTTCTGAGCGGCGGGATTTCGGAAGAAAATATAACCGAAACAGAAACCTTGCATCCAAGGCCTTTTGCATTGGATATCAATTCAAAATTTGAGACAGAACCCGGCCATAAAGACATTAGCAAAATAAAAAAATTCATGTCTGTATTATCCATAGAGAGTCCCAACGGGAAGACTTAA
- the trpC gene encoding indole-3-glycerol phosphate synthase TrpC has protein sequence MTILDTIIKRKKEEVAIAKSAISVEQLKNTDFFRRDTYSLKASVKNKNGIIAEFKRQSPSKGIINNTVQPQEVVSAYEKFGASGISILTDRDFFGGSFNDMISVRNKVNIPVLRKDFMIDEYQFYEAKSIGADVVLLIASCLSPDQVQEFTELAHELNMEVLLEIHTEEELKHFNAKVDLVGINNRNLKDFKVDLQHSVQLKNLLPKEVLSVAESGIYHLDDFTFLKEKGFDSFLMGEYFMKNTNPAKAFEDFAAHI, from the coding sequence ATGACAATACTCGATACCATTATTAAAAGGAAAAAAGAAGAAGTAGCAATAGCAAAATCTGCCATTTCTGTTGAACAGTTAAAAAACACTGACTTTTTCAGAAGAGATACTTATTCCCTGAAAGCGTCTGTAAAAAATAAAAACGGAATCATTGCCGAGTTTAAAAGACAATCTCCATCAAAAGGCATTATCAATAATACTGTGCAGCCTCAGGAAGTGGTTTCTGCTTACGAAAAATTCGGGGCCAGCGGGATTTCCATCTTAACGGACCGGGATTTCTTCGGAGGAAGTTTTAATGATATGATAAGCGTAAGAAATAAGGTCAATATTCCTGTTCTCCGAAAAGATTTTATGATTGATGAATATCAGTTTTATGAAGCCAAAAGTATAGGGGCAGATGTTGTATTATTGATTGCTTCCTGCCTTTCTCCTGATCAGGTTCAGGAATTTACAGAGCTGGCTCATGAACTTAACATGGAGGTTTTGCTGGAAATTCATACAGAAGAAGAGCTAAAACATTTTAACGCAAAGGTGGATCTGGTAGGAATTAATAACAGGAATTTAAAAGATTTTAAAGTAGATCTCCAGCACTCTGTTCAGCTTAAAAATCTGCTTCCGAAAGAAGTTCTGTCTGTTGCCGAAAGTGGGATTTACCATCTTGATGATTTTACATTTTTGAAAGAAAAAGGTTTTGACAGCTTTCTGATGGGAGAATATTTCATGAAAAATACCAATCCTGCCAAAGCATTTGAAGACTTTGCCGCACACATCTGA
- the trpD gene encoding anthranilate phosphoribosyltransferase, which translates to MKEILQYLFNHHTLSKSEAKAMMIEIAQNKFNAAEVTAFISVFLMRNITLNELEGFREALLQMAVPVDLDASDAIDIVGTGGDGKNTINISTLASFVVAGAGQKVTKHGNYGASTTTGSSNVLEELGYQFKNNTEQLNEDLNRANICFLHAPYFHPALQSVGLLRKSLGLRTFFNLLGPLVNPAKPQFSMIGVYNLEIARIYQYLLQKEKREFILVHGLDGYDEISLTGDSKIITKSGESIYSAEDLGFNPVTLEDIKAGNSIQETAKIFMNILKGKGSEQQNSVVLANASTALYHTGKFDTYENCLLLARESLQSGKALNSFELLINA; encoded by the coding sequence ATGAAAGAAATACTGCAATACCTGTTTAATCATCATACACTCTCAAAATCTGAGGCTAAAGCCATGATGATCGAAATTGCTCAGAATAAATTCAATGCTGCGGAAGTAACGGCTTTCATCAGTGTTTTTCTGATGCGGAACATTACACTGAACGAGCTGGAAGGTTTCAGGGAAGCCCTGCTTCAGATGGCTGTTCCTGTAGATCTTGATGCCAGTGATGCCATTGACATCGTAGGAACCGGAGGTGACGGAAAAAACACAATCAATATATCAACATTGGCCAGCTTTGTAGTGGCCGGAGCCGGACAGAAGGTAACAAAACATGGTAATTACGGGGCTTCTACCACTACAGGCTCTTCCAATGTACTGGAAGAACTTGGATATCAGTTTAAAAACAATACTGAACAGCTGAATGAAGATCTGAACAGGGCCAACATCTGCTTTTTACATGCTCCTTACTTCCACCCTGCCCTGCAATCCGTTGGTTTATTGAGAAAATCCCTGGGATTGAGAACATTTTTTAACCTTTTAGGTCCATTGGTCAATCCTGCAAAACCTCAGTTTTCGATGATCGGGGTTTATAATCTGGAGATTGCAAGGATCTATCAGTATCTTCTTCAGAAGGAGAAGCGAGAGTTTATCCTGGTACATGGGCTCGACGGCTATGATGAGATCAGTTTAACCGGCGACAGTAAAATTATTACTAAAAGCGGTGAAAGCATCTACTCTGCAGAAGACCTGGGTTTTAATCCTGTCACTTTAGAAGATATTAAAGCAGGAAACAGCATTCAGGAAACGGCAAAAATCTTCATGAATATCCTGAAAGGGAAAGGAAGTGAACAGCAAAATTCCGTGGTTCTGGCTAACGCATCCACAGCTCTTTATCACACCGGAAAATTCGACACTTATGAGAATTGCCTTCTTCTTGCCCGGGAAAGTCTGCAAAGCGGAAAAGCATTAAATAGCTTTGAACTTTTAATTAATGCATAA
- a CDS encoding anthranilate synthase component II, protein MSNSINTPSASKVLVFDNYDSFTYNLVQIIERILNQKVDVVRNDKITLEEIDQYDKIILSPGPGIPEEAGILLDLIKAYAPTKSILGVCLGQQAIAEAFGGSLINLSEIFHGVATTTDLVKENTKLFKDLNSGIEVGRYHSWAVNPDNFPEELEITAVDKDGMIMALQHRTYDVHGVQFHPESILTPDGEVIIKNFLLS, encoded by the coding sequence ATGAGCAACTCTATAAATACTCCATCGGCATCTAAAGTTCTGGTATTTGATAACTATGACAGCTTTACCTATAACCTGGTTCAGATTATTGAAAGGATCTTAAACCAGAAAGTGGATGTGGTGAGAAATGATAAAATAACCCTGGAAGAGATAGACCAATATGACAAGATCATCCTTTCTCCAGGTCCTGGAATTCCGGAAGAGGCAGGCATTCTGCTGGATCTGATAAAAGCTTACGCCCCAACTAAAAGTATTCTGGGAGTATGTCTTGGCCAGCAGGCCATTGCCGAAGCCTTCGGAGGAAGCCTGATCAACCTTTCTGAAATCTTCCACGGTGTAGCAACCACTACAGACCTTGTAAAGGAAAATACAAAGCTATTTAAGGACCTTAATTCAGGAATTGAAGTGGGAAGATACCACAGCTGGGCTGTAAATCCTGACAATTTCCCTGAAGAACTGGAAATTACAGCGGTCGATAAAGACGGAATGATCATGGCCCTGCAGCACAGAACCTATGATGTGCACGGAGTACAATTCCATCCTGAAAGTATTTTGACTCCTGACGGAGAAGTAATCATCAAAAATTTTCTTCTGTCATGA